A single window of Rhipicephalus microplus isolate Deutch F79 chromosome 5, USDA_Rmic, whole genome shotgun sequence DNA harbors:
- the LOC119173395 gene encoding tigger transposable element-derived protein 6, whose product MAPTKRKAVSLETKSNILQDLRRGFKVSALVKKYELAQSTISTILKAGSTALLKAGTSGHADERKRVREPLYADVEEALYQWFLSIRAQNVPIIGPILATKLKNLAFLLGRPNFETSDGWIQRFKERHGIVYKNVVGEAASLDSEAKQQWLQTNLPVLMERFSARDIYNCDETALFFQMTPSKTHALKGDPCPGGKHSKVRVTVLLCVNMDGSHRLKPFDFLTADSAASFCDELTDEAIVTDVLSRQAAALCDGSDSSDKEVDSASTTPSMTTQGALMSIDSLIDFMHIKGMPPEFSQHLEAMRTAVVKLKLPRKQLQISDYFGVPNP is encoded by the exons ATGGCGCCGACGAAGCGAAAGGCCGTGTCGCTTGAGACAAAGTCGAATATTTTGCAGGATTTGCGACGCGGTTTTAAAGTGAGCGCCCTCGTAAAAAAATACGAGCTCGCCCAGTCGACGATCTCGACCATCCTCAAAGCCGGAAGCACCGCGCTTTTGAAGGCTGGAACCAGTGGCCATGCCGACGAGCGGAAGAGAGTTCGGGAGCCCTTGTATGCAGACGTCGAAGAGGCACTCTACCAGTGGTTCTTGTCGATCCGTGCCCAGAATGTGCCGATTATTGGGCCAATACTTGCCACAAAGTTGAAAAACTTGGCCTTTCTGCTTGGTCGGCCGAATTTCGAAACCAGCGACGGCTGGATACAAAGATTTAAAGAGCGGCACGGCATTGTGTACAAAAACGTGGTGGGAGAAGCGGCCTCTCTCGATTCAGAGGCGAAGCAGCAGTGGCTCCAGACCAACCTGCCCGTATTGATGGAGCGCTTCTCAGCCAGAGACATTTACAACTGTGATGAGACTGCCCTTTTCTTTCAAATGACACCATCGAAGACGCATGCTTTGAAGGGCGATCCGTGTCCCGGCGGTAAGCACTCCAAGGTTAGGGTAACCGTATTACTTTGCGTGAATATGGACGGGAGCCATCGGCTCAAGCCCTTC GACTTCCTGACGGCAGACAGTGCTGCTTCGTTCTGCGATGAACTCACCGACGAGGCAATCGTCACGGATGTGTTGTCGCGACAGGCGGCGGCGTTGTGCGACGGCAGCGACAGTAGTGATAAGGAGGTTGACAGCGCCTCTACGACCCCGTCGATGACGACGCAAGGTGCACTGATGTCTATCGACTCCCTGATTGACTTTATGCACATCAAAGGAATGCCGCCAGAGTTTTCGCAGCACCTGGAAGCTATGCGCACCGCGGTTGTGAAGCTGAAGCTTCCGCGGAAGCAACTGCAGATTTCGGACTACTTCGGCGTgccgaacccgtga